Genomic window (Desulforapulum autotrophicum HRM2):
GTTTCGTTCTTCAGACAGGGCCGTTTCAGCCCTTGCAAAGTACATGGGGTGCAGGCTTTACATCCAAAAATTATTCTGATTTGGACTGTTTTTTGCGCTGAATGGTCTTAAAGCCTGTGACAAGGTCCAGCATCTCTGCGGTGATGGAGGCCTGGCGTTTTGACCTGAAAAGGGCCTGAAGTCCTGCCTGGTGCTCTTCAATGTTTTTTTCCGCATTCTGGAGTGAACGCAGCCGGCTTGATTGCTCGCTTGCCATGGCATGGGCCTGGGCTCGGAACAGGGCCACAAAGAAATATTGGCGTATGAGGCTTGAAAACAGCTGTTCTGCAGGGATGGAAAATTCGGCAAGGGAAGGACCGTCCCAGGGCTGTTTGGCAATCCTTGCAAGCTCTCCATGGTCAAGGGGGATCAGGGCCTGGCAAACAGGGGCTTCAGCGGTTCCCGGTTCGTGACGGCTGTAACAAAAATCCACATGACTGATGCTGTTTTCAGTCTGGAGTGTTTCCATTTTGAGCAGAATCTGAAATACCGTGTGGTTGATTCCCCCCACAGAGCCGGGTGTCCAGAACAGGGCACAGGGGGTAATGCCCATGGATTCCAGGCGGGCATAAAGTCTTGCACCAACAACGATGGTGTGGGTTTTTGTCTGCCATTGGCTGGTCCTAGAACCTATGAAACGGGCAAGCTTTTCGTTGAACTGGCCGCACAACCCCTGATCTGACCCGAATGCCACAAGGATTCTGTCCCTGGAAAGGGACGGTCTGCTGGAAAGGGGCTGATTGTAGTCGGTCAGGCAAACCTGGAGACCCATGAAGATGGTCTGCTCAAAGATTTCAAGGGCGGTCACGGCCTTTTCATACTGGCGTATGTTCACGGCTGAAAGGGTCTTCATACTCTTGACAATGGATTTGAGCTTGCCCGTGGTGTTAATCCGTCGGGTCAGGGTCTGCAGGGTTTCCATCTGGTTGTCCTTTGGT
Coding sequences:
- a CDS encoding F0F1 ATP synthase subunit gamma yields the protein METLQTLTRRINTTGKLKSIVKSMKTLSAVNIRQYEKAVTALEIFEQTIFMGLQVCLTDYNQPLSSRPSLSRDRILVAFGSDQGLCGQFNEKLARFIGSRTSQWQTKTHTIVVGARLYARLESMGITPCALFWTPGSVGGINHTVFQILLKMETLQTENSISHVDFCYSRHEPGTAEAPVCQALIPLDHGELARIAKQPWDGPSLAEFSIPAEQLFSSLIRQYFFVALFRAQAHAMASEQSSRLRSLQNAEKNIEEHQAGLQALFRSKRQASITAEMLDLVTGFKTIQRKKQSKSE